From Acinonyx jubatus isolate Ajub_Pintada_27869175 chromosome B2, VMU_Ajub_asm_v1.0, whole genome shotgun sequence, a single genomic window includes:
- the PSMB9 gene encoding proteasome subunit beta type-9 isoform X2 yields the protein MLRSGEVHTGTTIMAVEFDGGVVVGSDSRVSVGKAVVNRVFNKLSPLHQHIYCALSGSAADAQAMVDMATYQLELHGLELEECPLVLAAANVVRNISYKYREDLSAHLIVAGWDQRDGGQVYGTLGGMLTRQPFAIGGSGSTYIYGYVDAAYKPGMSPEECRCFTTKAITLAMNRDGSSGGVIYLATITAAGVDHQVILGNELPKFYDK from the exons ATGCTGCGGTCTGGCGAGGTCCACACTGGG ACGACCATCATGGCAGTGGAGTTCGACGGAGGTGTTGTGGTGGGTTCTGACTCCCGGGTGTCTGTAGG AAAGGCAGTGGTAAACCGAGTGTTTAACAAGCTGTCTCCACTACACCAACACATCTATTGTGCTCTCTCTGGTTCGGCTGCTGATGCCCAAGCCATGGTTGACATGGCCACCTACCAACTGGAGCTCCATGG GTTGGAACTGGAAGAATGTCCGCTTGTTCTAGCTGCTGCCAACGTGGTAAggaatatttcttataaatatcgGGAGGACCTGTCTGCACATCTCATAGTAGCTGGCTGGGACCAACGTGACGGGGGCCAG GTGTACGGAACCCTGGGAGGAATGCTGACTCGGCAGCCCTTTGCCATCGGTGGCTCTGGCAGCACCTATATCTACGGTTATGTGGATGCAGCATATAAACCAGGCATGTCCCCTGAGGAGTGCAGGTGTTTCACCACCAAAG CTATCACTCTGGCCATGAACCGGGATGGCTCTAGTGGGGGTGTCATCTACCTGGCCACTATTACAGCTGCTGGTGTGGACCATCAAGTAATTTTGGGTAATGAGCTGCCGAAATTCTATGACAAGTGA
- the PSMB9 gene encoding proteasome subunit beta type-9 isoform X1: MLRSGEVHTGTTIMAVEFDGGVVVGSDSRVSVGRKAVVNRVFNKLSPLHQHIYCALSGSAADAQAMVDMATYQLELHGLELEECPLVLAAANVVRNISYKYREDLSAHLIVAGWDQRDGGQVYGTLGGMLTRQPFAIGGSGSTYIYGYVDAAYKPGMSPEECRCFTTKAITLAMNRDGSSGGVIYLATITAAGVDHQVILGNELPKFYDK; the protein is encoded by the exons ATGCTGCGGTCTGGCGAGGTCCACACTGGG ACGACCATCATGGCAGTGGAGTTCGACGGAGGTGTTGTGGTGGGTTCTGACTCCCGGGTGTCTGTAGG CAGAAAGGCAGTGGTAAACCGAGTGTTTAACAAGCTGTCTCCACTACACCAACACATCTATTGTGCTCTCTCTGGTTCGGCTGCTGATGCCCAAGCCATGGTTGACATGGCCACCTACCAACTGGAGCTCCATGG GTTGGAACTGGAAGAATGTCCGCTTGTTCTAGCTGCTGCCAACGTGGTAAggaatatttcttataaatatcgGGAGGACCTGTCTGCACATCTCATAGTAGCTGGCTGGGACCAACGTGACGGGGGCCAG GTGTACGGAACCCTGGGAGGAATGCTGACTCGGCAGCCCTTTGCCATCGGTGGCTCTGGCAGCACCTATATCTACGGTTATGTGGATGCAGCATATAAACCAGGCATGTCCCCTGAGGAGTGCAGGTGTTTCACCACCAAAG CTATCACTCTGGCCATGAACCGGGATGGCTCTAGTGGGGGTGTCATCTACCTGGCCACTATTACAGCTGCTGGTGTGGACCATCAAGTAATTTTGGGTAATGAGCTGCCGAAATTCTATGACAAGTGA
- the PSMB9 gene encoding proteasome subunit beta type-9 isoform X3, whose amino-acid sequence MAVEFDGGVVVGSDSRVSVGRKAVVNRVFNKLSPLHQHIYCALSGSAADAQAMVDMATYQLELHGLELEECPLVLAAANVVRNISYKYREDLSAHLIVAGWDQRDGGQVYGTLGGMLTRQPFAIGGSGSTYIYGYVDAAYKPGMSPEECRCFTTKAITLAMNRDGSSGGVIYLATITAAGVDHQVILGNELPKFYDK is encoded by the exons ATGGCAGTGGAGTTCGACGGAGGTGTTGTGGTGGGTTCTGACTCCCGGGTGTCTGTAGG CAGAAAGGCAGTGGTAAACCGAGTGTTTAACAAGCTGTCTCCACTACACCAACACATCTATTGTGCTCTCTCTGGTTCGGCTGCTGATGCCCAAGCCATGGTTGACATGGCCACCTACCAACTGGAGCTCCATGG GTTGGAACTGGAAGAATGTCCGCTTGTTCTAGCTGCTGCCAACGTGGTAAggaatatttcttataaatatcgGGAGGACCTGTCTGCACATCTCATAGTAGCTGGCTGGGACCAACGTGACGGGGGCCAG GTGTACGGAACCCTGGGAGGAATGCTGACTCGGCAGCCCTTTGCCATCGGTGGCTCTGGCAGCACCTATATCTACGGTTATGTGGATGCAGCATATAAACCAGGCATGTCCCCTGAGGAGTGCAGGTGTTTCACCACCAAAG CTATCACTCTGGCCATGAACCGGGATGGCTCTAGTGGGGGTGTCATCTACCTGGCCACTATTACAGCTGCTGGTGTGGACCATCAAGTAATTTTGGGTAATGAGCTGCCGAAATTCTATGACAAGTGA
- the PSMB9 gene encoding proteasome subunit beta type-9 isoform X4 — MAVEFDGGVVVGSDSRVSVGKAVVNRVFNKLSPLHQHIYCALSGSAADAQAMVDMATYQLELHGLELEECPLVLAAANVVRNISYKYREDLSAHLIVAGWDQRDGGQVYGTLGGMLTRQPFAIGGSGSTYIYGYVDAAYKPGMSPEECRCFTTKAITLAMNRDGSSGGVIYLATITAAGVDHQVILGNELPKFYDK, encoded by the exons ATGGCAGTGGAGTTCGACGGAGGTGTTGTGGTGGGTTCTGACTCCCGGGTGTCTGTAGG AAAGGCAGTGGTAAACCGAGTGTTTAACAAGCTGTCTCCACTACACCAACACATCTATTGTGCTCTCTCTGGTTCGGCTGCTGATGCCCAAGCCATGGTTGACATGGCCACCTACCAACTGGAGCTCCATGG GTTGGAACTGGAAGAATGTCCGCTTGTTCTAGCTGCTGCCAACGTGGTAAggaatatttcttataaatatcgGGAGGACCTGTCTGCACATCTCATAGTAGCTGGCTGGGACCAACGTGACGGGGGCCAG GTGTACGGAACCCTGGGAGGAATGCTGACTCGGCAGCCCTTTGCCATCGGTGGCTCTGGCAGCACCTATATCTACGGTTATGTGGATGCAGCATATAAACCAGGCATGTCCCCTGAGGAGTGCAGGTGTTTCACCACCAAAG CTATCACTCTGGCCATGAACCGGGATGGCTCTAGTGGGGGTGTCATCTACCTGGCCACTATTACAGCTGCTGGTGTGGACCATCAAGTAATTTTGGGTAATGAGCTGCCGAAATTCTATGACAAGTGA
- the TAP1 gene encoding antigen peptide transporter 1: MASSGPPRPCGCLCPSRTSLAWPGIALLVLVDWVLLRGALPGICSVLVPTALPLLRVWVVGLSRWAVLWLGARGVLRATVGSGSESAGVRGWLAALQSLAAALSLALPGLALFRELSSWRVPRDSHSSRILHWGSRLDAFALSYVAALPAAAIWHKLRELCVPESHGGSGGAVRRLVGCLGSERRRVPLLLVLCVLSCLGEMAMPFFTGRLIDFILQDGTASGFMRYITLISILTTASAVLEFVGDGIYNSTMGRVHSQLQGEVFQAILRQETEFFQKNQTGAITSRVTEDTSTLSESLSEKLSLFLWYLVRGLCLLGLMLWGSLSLTMVTLVVLPLLFLMPKTLGKWYQALAAQVQESLAESSQVAIEVLSAMPTVRSFANEEGEAQKFRQKLQNMKTLHQKEALAYAVDLWTISLSEMLLKVGILYIGGRLVTSGAVSSGDLVTFILYQIQFTVVVQVLLSTYPKVQKAVGSSEKIFEYLDRIPRCPASGVLTSVNLKGLVQFQDVSFAYPNRADVPVLQGLTFTLHPGQVMALVGPNGSGKSTVAALLQNLYQPTTGQLLLDGKPLPQYEHRYLHTRVAAVGQEPQLFGRSFRENIAYGLVQKPTMEEVIAAAMESGAHSFISELPQGYNTEVGEAGSQLSGGQRQAVALARALIRKPRVLILDDATSALDANSQLRVEQLLYKSLERGSRSVLLITQCLSLVEQADQILFLEGGTICEAGTHQQLMERNGRYWDMMQAAEGSGAPE, from the exons ATGGCCAGCTCTGGGCCCCCCAGGCCTTGCGGGTGCCTCTGCCCTTCCCGAACTTCCCTCGCGTGGCCGGGGATAGCGCTGCTGGTTCTCGTCGACTGGGTGCTGCTCCGGGGCGCGCTCCCCGGAATATGCTCCGTGCTGGTGCCCACCGCGCTGCCGCTGCTCCGGGTCTGGGTGGTGGGCCTGAGCCGCTGGGCTGTGCTGTGGCTGGGGGCCCGTGGAGTTCTCAGGGCAACGGTCGGCTCCGGGAGCGAAAGCGCAGGAGTCCGGGGCTGGCTGGCTGCTTTGCAGTCGTTGGCGGCGGCGCTGAGCTTGGCCCTGCCGGGACTTGCCTTGTTCCGAGAGCTGAGCTCATGGAGAGTTCCCAGGGATTCTCACAGCTCCAGGATCCTGCACTGGGGAAGTCGCCTGGATGCCTTCGCCCTCAGTTATGTAGCAGCATTGCCTGCCGCTGCCATTTGGCATAAGCTCAGGGAACTTTGTGTGCCGGAAAGTCACGGAGGTTCAGGAGGTGCGGTGCGCCGGCTTGtaggctgcctgggttcagagAGACGACGCGTCCCGCTCCTGTTGGTCCTGTGTGTCCTGTCTTGTCTTG ggGAGATGGCCATGCCGTTCTTCACCGGCCGGCTCATTGACTTCATTCTACAAGATGGgacagcttctggtttcatgaGATACATAACGCTCATATCCATTCTCACCACAGCCAG TGCAGTGCTGGAGTTCGTGGGTGATGGGATCTATAACAGCACCATGGGTCGTGTGCACAGCCAGTTGCAGGGAGAAGTATTTCAGGCTATTCTGCGCCAGGAAACAGAGTTTTTCCAAAAGAACCAAACAG GAGCCATCACTTCTCGGGTGACAGAGGACACATCCACCCTGAGTGAGTCTCTGAGTGAGAAGCTGAGCCTGTTTTTGTGGTACCTGGTGCGGGGGCTGTGTCTCTTGGGGCTCATGCTCTGGGGGTCACTGTCCCTCACCATGGTCACCCTGGTCGTCCTGCCTCTGCTTTTTCTTATGCCTAAGACGCTGGGGAAATGGTACCAG GCACTGGCAGCACAGGTCCAGGAATCTCTGGCAGAATCCAGCCAGGTGGCCATTGAGGTTCTGTCAGCTATGCCCACAGTCCGGAGCTTTGCCAACGAGGAGGGTGAGGCCCAGAAGTTTAGGCAAAAGCTGCAGAATATGAAGACACTCCATCAGAAGGAGGCTCTGGCCTATGCAGTCGACCTCTGGACCATCAGT CTCTCAGAGATGCTGCTGAAGGTGGGAATCCTATACATCGGTGGGCGGCTGGTGACAAGTGGGGCTGTAAGCAGTGGGGACCTTGTCACATTTATTCTCTACCAGATCCAGTTCACCGTGGTAGTTCAG GTACTGCTCTCCACCTACCCCAAGGTACAGAAGGCTGTGGGctcttcagagaaaatatttgaatacctGGACCGGATTCCTCGCTGTCCTGCCAGTGGTGTATTGACTTCCGTAAACCTGAAGGGCCTTGTCCAGTTTCAAGATGTCTCCTTTGCCTACCCAAACCGTGCAGATGTCCCAGTGCTGCAG GGGCTGACATTCACCCTGCATCCTGGTCAGGTGATGGCTCTGGTGGGGCCCAATGGGTCTGGGAAGAGCACAGTGGCTGCCCTGCTCCAGAATCTCTACCAGCCCACAACGGGGCAGCTGCTGCTGGATGGGAAGCCCCTTCCCCAATATGAGCATCGCTACCTGCACACACGG GTGGCTGCAGTGGGACAAGAGCCACAGCTATTTGGAAGGAGTTTTCGAGAAAATATTGCCTATGGCCTGGTCCAGAAGCCAACTATGGAGGAAGTCATAGCTGCTGCAATGGAGTCTGGAGCCCATAGCTTCATCTCTGAACTCCCTCAGGGCTATAACACAG AGGTAGGCGAGGCTGGGAGCCAGCTATCAGGGGGTCAGCGACAGGCAGTGGCCTTGGCTCGAGCACTGATCCGGAAACCACGTGTACTCATCTTGGATGATGCTACCAGTGCCCTTGATGCAAATAGCCAGTTACGG